Part of the Aurantiacibacter aquimixticola genome, ACGATCACCGTCGACTAGCGCGCCACTCAGGTCTGCAGATCGTACTGTTTGAGCAGATCGTACAGCGTCGGTCGACTGATGCCGAGCATCTTGGCGGTGCTGGAAATATTGCCTTCGCTGCGAGCGAGAGCGTGGCGGATCATCTTGCGATCCGACTGTTCACGCGCACTTTTCAGATTGAGCGCTTCCGGTGTTTCATTATCGTCGCCGTTGAGGTCGAGATCCTCTGCTCCAATCAGCTTGCCATCGGCCATGATCACGGCGCGCTTCACGCGGTTTTCCAGTTCCCGCACGTTTCCCGGCCAGCCCCAGGCGTCGATCGCCGCCAGCGCGTCGGGCGCGAAGCCGGTCACCGCCGGATTCATTTCGTCGGCAAACCGTTTGAGAAAGGCTTTGGCGAGTAGCCCCGCATCGCCGGGGCGCTCGGCCAGCGAGGGGATCTTTATCACCACTTCGGCCAGACGATAGAACAGGTCTTCGCGAAAGCGGCCATCGCCGATCATCGCTTCCAAGTCCTGATGGGTGGCGCAAACGATACGGGTATCGACCGGAATGGATTTGCGGCCGCCGATCCGCTCGATCGTGCGTTCCTGCAGAAACCGCAGCAACTTCACTTGCAACGGCAGCGGGATGTCGCCGACTTCGTCCAGAAAGAGCGTACCGCCATCGGCCAGTTCGATCTTGCCTTCGGTCGTTTTCACTGCGCCTGTAAACGCACCCTTTTCGTGCCCGAACAGCTCGCTTTCAAGCAGGTTTTCCGGGATCGCCGCGCAATTGATGGCGATGAAGTTCCCTTCCCGCCGCTGGCTTGCATCGTGCAGACCTTGGGCGAGCAGTTCCTTGCCTGTGCCGCTCGCGCCAAGCAACATGACGGAGACATTGGTATTGGCGACCCTCTCGATAGTGCGGGCGACCTTCACCATCTCCGGCGCCGACGTGATCAGCCCGCCCAGCACGCGGTTGCCGTCACCCGACTTGGCCGCGAGCGTGCGGTTCTCTTCCTCGATTGCATGCAAGTTGAAGGCACGTTTCACAATCAGCCCGAGCTGCTCGATATCGACGGGCTTCTGGTAGAAATCATACGCTCCGCGTTCGACCGCCCCCAGCGCACTCTCGCGCGCGCCATGTCCCGAAGCGACAATGACCTTCGTATCGGGCTTGATGGCCATGATCTCGTCGAGGACGCGAAAGCCCTCGGTCGTGCCATCCGGATCAGGCGGCAGACCGAGATCGAGCGTCACCACGGGCGGCTCTTCGGCGCGCAATGCGGCAATGGCGCTGTCGTAGTCGCCGGCAATGCGCACGTCGAATTCTTCATACGCCCATTTCAGCTGCGCCTGCAGGCCTTCATCGTCCTCGACGATCAGCAATTTGGGTTTGGTCTCGGCCACTACGCTACCTCTTTCTTTCGATCCTGCATCTGTTGGAGCAGGTCCAATCTCTGATCACCGGGCAGGAAGATCGCGAAGCGCGTCCCCAGCCCTTCGCGCGATTCCACATCCAGTCGCCCGCCCATCGCGCGCACCAGTTCGCGCGCCTCGAAGGCGCCGATGCCGAAGCCGCCCTGTTTCGATGAGTGGAACGGCTTGAACAGGCGCGTGCGGATGAATTCGGGCGACATTCCCTCACCCGAATCGACGATTTCAATCAGTGCGCCGTTTTCCTGCGGGACCAGGCGAAGCTGCACCGGCGTTCCGTCGTCGACCGCCTCGATGGCGTTCTGCACGAGATGAACGAGCGCCTGTTCCAGCGCCTCAGGATCGGCGCGCACCATCAGGTCGTCCTCGGCAATCAGCGTGATCGAACCCGGCTGGGTGTGATAGCGTGCGGCGATATCGCGCAGCATGACGCGCAGCGGCACAGGCTCGATCGCGCCATCGGTGTGGCTGCCATACCGCCCGAGACGTGCCAGCAATCCCTGCAGCTTGTCCGTCGAATTGCGCAGAGTAAGGATCATGTCCGCGCGAAATTCCGGCTTGTCCGCGTGCTTTTCAGCGTTGCCGGCTAGCAGCGAAAGCTGGCTGGCAAGGTTCTTGATGTCGTGCATGACAAAGGCGATGCGGCGATTGAATTCGTCGAAACGCTGCGCGTCGCCCAGCGCATCCTGGCTCGACTGTTCGGCCAAGTAGCTTGCGAGCTGCCGTCCGACCACGCGCAGCAGATCGAAATCTTCCCAGTCCAGGCGGCGGGTCAATGGCGGGCGCGCAAGCAGCACGACACCGACGAGCTTTTCGTAATGCAGCAACGGGACGAGCGCCCAGCTTTGTTCATGCGTGAACAGCCAGGGTGGGCACGCTGCCGGGGGGATGCCCTCATGATCGCCGCGGCGAATATCGTCGAGATCGATGATGAATTGGCTTTCCTCGAAAAAGCGCGCTCCCGCTTCGTCGAAGGCTAGCGCGGGCACATCGATATTCGGCCATTGCCAGCGCGCTGCAAGGGCAAGGCCGCCCTCTTCGCGCGGCGTCAGCAGCAGGCCGGAAGGGCTGTCGGTAATGTCAGCCACCGCCTGCACGGCACGTTCCAGCAGCGGTGGCGCCTGCGGCCCGGCGCGCCCGATCGTATCGGTAAAGCGCAGCCATTCGGAGCGGTAATCATAGCGATGCTGAAAGAGGTTCTTCGATAGCGTCACGCGCAGCCAGCCACGCAGGCGCTTCGACGACATCACGGTGAGCGCAACGACGCTGGCGAGCAGCACGAAGCCGGTTTGCAGGATCTTGCCGTAATCGCTTCCGGCATAAGCGAGCCCCTGTGCGAGGACGACCATCACCACCAGATACGCGCCGATCAGCAGAAGCGAGAAGGACTGGAAAGCGAAGCTGCGCGACGGGCGGAAGCGCAACTCGCTCTTGTTCCGCAGGAAGCCGACGGCGAGCAGCGTCGTCACGACGAGCAGGGCCAGCGCGCGGAAATCCTCGAGCAGGTCCGGCGTATCCGAGCCCAGATAGGCGATGGTGTAGAAATTGAGATCGTAGAGGAAGATCGCGCCGAGCGCGGCGGACGGCCAACGCAGGGCCAGGCGCGCCTGTTGCGATGCCCCGGCAAACAGATTGTGCACCAGCACGAGCGCGCCGATGCACCACAACAATCGCAGGGTCAGGACGATCTGTACGATCAGCGCTTCGGCCTCGGGCTGTGCCTGACTTTGCAGCCGCGTACCGATGATGGCTAGTTGCGTCATTTCGATAAATGCCAGGGAAGCAACCACCGGCCTGATCGGGCCGAGCCTTTTGTCCCGGTCATCGTGACCGAACAGGCGATAGAGCATCCACAGCCACGCGAGATTGCTCGTGACCAGAGCCGTATGCGTGATAGGTTCCGCGCGACCGAAGCCCGCCACGAAAAACGCCCATAGCGCGGCAAAACCCAGCGCAGCAGCGGACGCCTTGATCGCCGGGCCGCGTGCGCGTCCATTGGTTGCGAGCCACAGCGAGAGCGACGTCGCCGCAATCGCCGCCGCGAGATATGTCAGGAAGACGATGAGCTCCCATGCAATCCCCATCATCGCGCTCCCTCTGGCCAGAGGATGACGCGCAGTGTCTGCAGCATGATCAGCAGGTCTAGAAAGGGCGTGTAGTTCTTCGCGTAATAGAGATCGTATTCGAGCTTCTGCCGCGCGTCCTCTATGCTGGCGCCATAGGGATAATTGATCTGCGCCCACCCGGTGATGCCGGGCTTCACCATGTGGCGCTCGGCGAAATAGGGCAGTTCCTGCTCGAGATCGGCGACGAATTTCGGCACTTCGGGACGCGGTCCGACAAAGCTCATATGCCCGGTCAGCACCGTCCAGACCTGCGGCAGTTCGTCGATACGCAATTTGCGGATCAGGCCGCCGACCCGGGTAATGCGCGGGTCTTTCTTCTCAGCCCATTTCACGCCGTCCTTTTCGGCATCGGTGCGCATGGAGCGCAGCTTCACCAGTTCGAATTTCTGCCCGTACAGGCCGACGCGCGTCTGCCGGAAAAAGGCGGGACCCTCGCTGTCCAGCTTCACGATAAGCGCGAATAGCGCGATCAGCGGAAAGGTCAGAAGAAGCAGGAGACCGCTGGCAAGGATATCGAAAATGCGCTTGGCCACGCTGGAGATCGCGCGCCCCGAGGAGAAACCGTCCGAAAAGATCAACCAGCTGGGATTCAGAGTGTCGAGGTCCACACGGCCGGTCTCGCGCTCGAGAAAGCTGGAGAATTCATTGACGTGGACGCCCGCCGTCTTGACCCGCAACAAGTCTTTGAGTGGCAAGGCATTGCGCCGCTCTTCCAGCGCCAGCACCACTTCGGTTGCGCCGAGATTGGCGACATAGGCGGAAAGATCGCCGATGGCCGACCGGTTCACGGCCTGCGCCACCTGCGGCGTCGTCTCCGCCATGTTAATGTAGCCCACGACGGCAAATCCGCTTCCCTCGCGCGCCGCAAGCTGCTGCAGGCGCTCAGCCCGGTGACCGGCACCCAGAACCAGCACGCGCCGCCGGAAGGCATGGGTGCCGAGAATGCCGCCGACGATCAGCCGGTTGAGCACCAAGGCGATCGTGGCCAGCACCATCGCGTAAAGCAGGATGGAGCGCCAATAGGTGCTGCCGGGCAGCAGAAAGTCGATCAATGCCAGCGCAAGGATGGCGAGGCTGACGGCGACCAGCAGACGCGCGCAGGCAAACCGCATGGAGCGCAGCGCCTCCGCACCGTAAACGCCGACCGCGATCATCGCCGTCTGCGTCGTCACGGCAAAGCCGATCAGCGCCAATGCGCGGGCACGCAGCGGCCCCGCTTCGGTACCGATCTGCGCGCTACGCAATTGCCATGCGACATCGGCCGCGATCAGCAGGAGCACGAAGTCCAGCAGGCCGAGCAAAAGCACGGCATGCGGGATATAGTGCTTGAAGAGACGGATCATCGCACCACCGGTCCTGCCATCCGGAGGGATTTCCGGATTGCAGGACGGAATTAACGACGACCTATGAAATGTCGGTAAACTTTACACCAGAGTGTAAAATGCCGGCGTAAATCACTCGCCGGATAGGTTGTCCGCCGCGTCCTGCGCCGCTTCGCCGGCCTGGCTGGCGGCATTACCGACGCTGTCTGCGGCCTCGCCCACACTGTCTGCCGCGCCTGCGACCGCTTCGTCCTTCGCTGCTTCGGCCTCGCCCATCTGATTGAAGATCAGCAAGGCAAGTCCGCCCAACACGACAAGGATGAGGATCAGCGCCTATTTGCTGCTGCCGCCCGAACGGGTTTCCGCATCGCGAGTGATGGTCGTCGTAGTGTGGGTATTGCTCGCAGCGTCGCGGGTCTCGGTGGTGCGTTCTTCCACCATTGCAATTCTCCCGAAATTTGCAGCTGAACCACCGGGATATCATCCGGTTCCCACGGCGTTGGTAAGCGCGAATGGTCACCGCACCTGCAAGCTTCACATGCCGTAGGTCATCGCCAACAGGACGCTGAGCGTCACGACCATGATCAGCACCAGCGGCACGCCGGCCTTCACATAATCGCCGAACTGGTAGCTTCCTTCCGCCATGATCAGCATGTTCGTCTGATAAGCGATGGGTGTTGCATAGCAAAGGTTGCAGCCGAACAGCACGGCGAGGATCAGCGGTTCCTGCGGCAGGCCGAGCTCGGTCGCGATGGCGAAGGCGATCGGCGTGCCGACCGTTGCCGCCGTTGCGTTAGACGCGAAGTTGGTGAGAACCGTGACGAACAGCATGATCGCCGCCAGCACGCCAGCCGGTGGCAGGAATTGCAGGCCAAGTGCCAGCGACTCCCCCAGCCAGCCCGCCGCCCCACTGTCCAGGACGAAACGGCCGATGGCGATACTTGCTGCAACCAGCACGATCACCTGCGCAGAGAGCGCGCGGCCAACCCGGTCGAACTTCACGCAGCCGGTCAGGAACATGAGGATGGCACCGCCCAGGGAGGCAATCGCGATGGGCAGCACGCCGATGGAGGCGAGCCCCACCGAAACGCCCATGATCGTGGCGGCAAGCAAGGCCTTGGAACGCCGCGGCACTTCGCGCGCGCCTTCGAGCTGGAGCAGGCTGTCCGCTTGCGCGAAGGTGTTGATCGTGCCGGTCAGCCCCATCACGAGCAGCACGTCCCCCTCGGCGAGCCGCATGTCGCCCGACGCATCGACCGCATCTTCGGCGCGCAGCGGACGGTTCGGCTTGTGGATACCGAGCACGGCGACGCCGAAACGGTCGGCGATGCCGGAGGTCGCCAATGTGCGATCGATGAGCCGGGAATCCGACGTTACCACCATTTCGACCACCTGGATGTCTTCGCCAAGCCGCTTGGCCTCGCGCTCGACCTCGTCGACGACCCAGCCCGGCGCGATCTGACCCTTGAGAACCCGGATAGCATCTTCCAGCGCATCGTGCGTTCCTGAAACACGCAGCTTCTGTCCCGTCTCGAACGGCCCGGCGGGCCGCTCTTCGAAGCGGAAATCCTCCGGCAGCGTGTCCACCACCTCATCGAAATGGCGCCCGGCAAGATTGCTCGACGGCGGCACGCGCAGCCGCGTGACGAACATGCGCTGCGCTTCGCTGACTTCGGGTGTATTGTCCCGCATCATGCGCGGCATGACGAGCCAGATATAGGGAAGCGCGATCAGCGAAGCGGCGAGGACGATGGGGGTGAAGTGGAAGACACCCATGCGCGGCATGCCGAGATCGACGGCAATGGCGACGACGAGGATATTTGTCGAAGTGCCGATAGTGGTCGCAAGCCCGCCAAGCAGCGATGCGGCGTTGAGCGGCATCAGCGTCTTCGATGCGGGCATCGCGCCGCGCAGCGCCAGGGTCACGAATATCGGGATCAGCAGCACCAGCACCGGCGTATTGTTCACGCCCATCGACAAGGCGAAGGCGATCAGCAGGGAGAAAAGCAGGCCAAGCTGCAGGTTCAGTTTGAAGACACGCTCCAGAAAGCGGGCCGCAGGCTCCAACGCGCCTGTTACCACCAGCCCTCGGCCCATCACCATCAGCGCACAGATAGTGATGAGAGCGTAATGGCCGAAACCGCTGAAGGCGAGTTGCAGCCCGTCGGTCGGCTGCGTGTGCGGCATGGGGTAGAAGTACAGTCCAACCGCAATGATCGCGATCGCCAGCAGCGACACGATCTCTATCGATATCCGGTCGCGCACGAACAGGTAGAACACGGCGACCGTGAGAGCCATCGCGGCCAGCGCATGAAGGGATGGAGCTTCGATCACGGTTCCCGCATCCGTTCCCAAAGCTGGCAAGGGATTGCAAGTTTCTTCTGCCCGCGAGGCAGCACGAAGTGTGACACAGAAGCGGAAAAATGTGCACCTTGGCCGGGCGCGCATTTACGGATGGGAAGCCTTCATCCGGCCTGCGCAAGGCGTAACCTTCCAGATCGGCACTATACGCTATGATGGTCGAAACCGGCATACACGCCACGATGCAGCGTCGTCATTCTGTAGGAAAGTGGCTGGTACCCCTGGCCGGACTCGAACCGGCACTTCGTGAGAAACTCGATTTTGAGTCGAGCGCGTCTACCAATTCCGCCACAGGGGCCTGCGGTTGCGAGCCGCGAGTAAAGCTACTTGAGCGCTTCCGCAATCATCTTGTGAAGGCGTGAATGCAACTGGTCGTTTCCAGCAATCACCTGTTCGTCGCAGATCGGCTGGGAGCGTCCGCGATAGTCTGTCACGAAGCCGCCGGCCTCGCGCACCAGCAGGCACCCGGCAGCCGTATCCCAAGGCGAAAGGCCGCTTTCCCAGAACCCGTCATACCGGCCTGCGGCAAGCCAAGCGAGATCGAGCGAGGCCGCGCCGAAGCGGCGAATGCCAGCGATATTGGGGCCGAGCGCGCCGAAGATCCGGCTCCATTCGGCAAAATTGCCGTGGCCCTGATACGGCGTGCCCGTGGAAATCAGCGCCTCGGAAAGCTGGCGCCTGCCGGAAACGCGGAGGCGGCCATCATGCAGCCATGCGCCGCCAGACTTTTCCGCCCAGAAGGTTTCGTCCGTGATCGGCTGGTAGACGACGGCGGAGGTGATGTCGCCCCAGTCGTCGCTGCCCAGCTTGCGCTCCTGCACCGCGATGCTGATCGCGAAATGTGGAATGCCGTGGAGAAAGTTGCTGGTCCCGTCGAGCGGATCGATGATGAAGCGCGGCTGGCCTGCCTCGCCTTCGAGCTCGCCGGCCTCCTCCATCAGAAAGCCCCAGCCCGGACGCGCGACTTTCAACTCGTCCCACAGCGTGCGCTCGGCAGCCTGATCGGCCTTGGACACGAAATCGCTCGGCCCCTTGCGGCTGACCTGGAGATGCTCGACCTCGCCGAAGTCGCGGCGCAAGCGGCCACCTGCCTTGCGGGCGGCCTTTTCCATGACGCGAACGATACCTGGAATTGCTGGCATGGGACTTAGCCGGCCTTCCCGACATATGTCTGCTCATACACATCGACGACGATCCGCGTGCCGCTTTCGATATGCGGCGGCACCATGATGCGCACGCCATTGTCCAGCACAGCGGGCTTGTAGCTGGAGGAAGCTGTCTGCCCCTTCACCACCGCATCCGCTTCGACGATATCGGCTTCGATCTGGGCGGGAAGCTGCACGCTGATTGGGCGTTCTTCCCACAGCTCCAGCTGCACCTGCATTCCGTCCTGCAGGAACGGACGCGCATCGCCCAGCAGGTCGCTCGGCAAATTGATCTGTTCGTAGCTGTCCGTGTCCATGAAAACGAGCATGTCGCCGTCTTCATAAAGGAACTGGTATTCCTTCGTATCCAGTCGCACCTTCTCGACCGTGTCGGCGCTGCGGAAGCGGACATTGGTCTTCCGGCCGTCGATGAGGTTCTTCATCTCGACCTGCATGTACGCCCCGCCCTTGCCGGGCTGGGTGTGCTGGATCTTGGCGACTTTCCAGATGCCGCCTTCATATTCGAGGATATTGCCGGGACGGATATCGACGCCGCTGATTTTCATGGGATGCTCACATGCCTGAATTCGTGGGATTGCGCGCGCCCTAACGCCATGCGGGCAAGGCGGCAAGCGCGGCGGTTCATGACGATGCAATCCACAGCTGCTATGGACGGCGCATGATCCGCTGGCTCTCCCTATTGGCGATCCCCGCCCTCGCCGCTGCGCCGGTTGCCGCGCAGGAGATGATCGGGACGATCGAGCGCGGCGTGTATCGCTGCGAACTGCCCGGCGATGCGGGCGGACCTGCCAGCATCGCGCAGCCGGAAGAAAGCTTCACCATTCTCAGCGCATCGCGCTATTCCTCGCCGCAGGGCAACGGAACGTATCTGCGCCGCGGAAGCCGCGTCACGATGACGAGCGGCCCGCGTAACGGGACCACCTACGCAATCGTGGGGGACGGCTTTCTGCGCAAGATCGAGAACGGCGAACCCAGCCGCCTGCGCTGCATTCGCAGCGATGTCTGATCAGGATGCCGGTTCGAGCGCCTGCCTGCGCTGGCGGGTTAGCAGCGGATAGGGATTGACCGATGTGGATGGCTCCCACCATTCCGCTTCGGCAGTGGTGCGCATCACTTCGAAATGCAGGTGCGGCGCTTCCGGATCGGCATTGCCGCTCGATCCCACCGTGCCGAGCCGCTGCCCGCGCCGCACGGTCATGCCTTCGTTGAGGCCCGGCGCATATTCGTCGAGATGGGCGTAGTAATAGATCGTCTCACGGTCTTCGGAGCGGATATAGACGGTGTTCCCACCCTGGTCGGACCGGAACAGGCGTTCGACCGTGCCCGGCGCCACGGAGACGACGGATGTTCCGGCTTCGGCCATGATGTCGATCGCTTCGTGCAACCGCGTGCCGCCGCCGCGTTCGTCCTCGAAATTGTCGGTCAGGTCGCTTGCGCTGACGCCGAGGACCGGGATCATGAGATTGGACGCCTGCTCCTCCGACTGTACCGAAGGCTCGGTGCGATCGCCGGGCGTGGTCTGCGCAGCCTGCGTTCCCTCGGAAGCAGGCGGGTCGGCCTCTTCCTGCTCATCGAGTTCGGCGGCGATTTCGGCGCTTTCCTCGCGGTCCATGATCACGGCGCCCGCCATGATCCACCCGGCCGAAACGACCGTTGCGGTGATCACGGCGACCTGGAGTTTTTCTACGAACGGTGATGCCATCAGGCTTCGAATATCACTTCTGTATCGGTGTTGACCATACCTGCTAGTCTGGCGGCGTCCCAATTGGTCAACCTTACGCAGCCACTGCTCTGCGCGCGACCGATGGTTTCAGGGTCCGGCGTGCCGTGAATGCCGTAGTGTTCCTTGCTGAGATCGATCCATACGACGCCCACTGGGCCGTTCGGGCCGGGCGGAAGCGTGTATTCCTCTCCCTCGGCGCCATCGCCATTCAAGACCTCCGGGTCGTAGGAATAGGGCGGATTGTACGCCTCGCCCACGATGTCCCATTCGCCCAGAGGCAGCGGGAATTCGCTCGATCCGGAGCTGACGGTGAAGAGAGCGACCAGCTCGTCGCCCTGATATGCTTTCAACGTCTTGCCCGCTTTGCTGACGACGATGCGATCGACCTCCGGTTGATCGCTGCCGACGCCGAGGCTGGCGAGCGTGCGCTGCCAGTCGGCATCCTGGAGGCTGCCGGGCGAGATGCGATCTGCGCCGATATTGGGAACGCGGATCTGCTGGCCTGCACGGAAAATCCCGTCATTCTCGGACTCGCTGTCGGAGGACGTGCCGGTGGCAGTGGGCGAAGGCGAAGCGTCGTCCTCCGGCGTGTCCATGCCTGCCGGGCGACCGTTCGGGTTCAATTCCTGCAGCACCTCCACCGTCGTGTGGAAGCGTTCGGCCAGCCGCTCGTCGAGCGATTTGTAGCCGAGCCGCTCCATTTCGGCCTTGGCCCCCGTGTCTTCGGGAATGTCGTAATATTCCGCATCGCCCCAGCTCGCCGGGATGGTCACGACGCGGGTGGCCGGGATGCGCTCCCAGCGCGCCAGCGCGGACTTCGTCGGCTCGTCCAGCTTGCCGGTCACGTCGAGATCGTTCGCCTCCTGAAAACCGCTGAGCGCGTTTTCGGTGCTCATGCCCATCTTGCCGTCGATCACGCCGGGGCCGAAGCCTTCCCGATCGAGCACGACCTGCGCCTGCATGATCGGGCGCTCCTCGCTGTCGGGGATTTCGTTATCGCGATTGGCGTCGGCCACCGATCCATGGTCCTGGCCGACCGACATGTAGCGCTCATCCTCGGAGGCCATCGAGTCCGCCTGATTGTCGTCGCTCATCGGCTCGTAGCCAAGATCGCTATCGGCGTTGGCGGAGGCTTCCGTCTCGGTTTCCTCGGCATTGTCCGCACCGTCCATGGAACATGCGATGAGCGGCAGAGCAGCGATGATGG contains:
- the prsK gene encoding XrtA/PEP-CTERM system histidine kinase PrsK yields the protein MMGIAWELIVFLTYLAAAIAATSLSLWLATNGRARGPAIKASAAALGFAALWAFFVAGFGRAEPITHTALVTSNLAWLWMLYRLFGHDDRDKRLGPIRPVVASLAFIEMTQLAIIGTRLQSQAQPEAEALIVQIVLTLRLLWCIGALVLVHNLFAGASQQARLALRWPSAALGAIFLYDLNFYTIAYLGSDTPDLLEDFRALALLVVTTLLAVGFLRNKSELRFRPSRSFAFQSFSLLLIGAYLVVMVVLAQGLAYAGSDYGKILQTGFVLLASVVALTVMSSKRLRGWLRVTLSKNLFQHRYDYRSEWLRFTDTIGRAGPQAPPLLERAVQAVADITDSPSGLLLTPREEGGLALAARWQWPNIDVPALAFDEAGARFFEESQFIIDLDDIRRGDHEGIPPAACPPWLFTHEQSWALVPLLHYEKLVGVVLLARPPLTRRLDWEDFDLLRVVGRQLASYLAEQSSQDALGDAQRFDEFNRRIAFVMHDIKNLASQLSLLAGNAEKHADKPEFRADMILTLRNSTDKLQGLLARLGRYGSHTDGAIEPVPLRVMLRDIAARYHTQPGSITLIAEDDLMVRADPEALEQALVHLVQNAIEAVDDGTPVQLRLVPQENGALIEIVDSGEGMSPEFIRTRLFKPFHSSKQGGFGIGAFEARELVRAMGGRLDVESREGLGTRFAIFLPGDQRLDLLQQMQDRKKEVA
- a CDS encoding L,D-transpeptidase family protein, which translates into the protein MSRKFLAIIAALPLIACSMDGADNAEETETEASANADSDLGYEPMSDDNQADSMASEDERYMSVGQDHGSVADANRDNEIPDSEERPIMQAQVVLDREGFGPGVIDGKMGMSTENALSGFQEANDLDVTGKLDEPTKSALARWERIPATRVVTIPASWGDAEYYDIPEDTGAKAEMERLGYKSLDERLAERFHTTVEVLQELNPNGRPAGMDTPEDDASPSPTATGTSSDSESENDGIFRAGQQIRVPNIGADRISPGSLQDADWQRTLASLGVGSDQPEVDRIVVSKAGKTLKAYQGDELVALFTVSSGSSEFPLPLGEWDIVGEAYNPPYSYDPEVLNGDGAEGEEYTLPPGPNGPVGVVWIDLSKEHYGIHGTPDPETIGRAQSSGCVRLTNWDAARLAGMVNTDTEVIFEA
- a CDS encoding M23 family metallopeptidase: MASPFVEKLQVAVITATVVSAGWIMAGAVIMDREESAEIAAELDEQEEADPPASEGTQAAQTTPGDRTEPSVQSEEQASNLMIPVLGVSASDLTDNFEDERGGGTRLHEAIDIMAEAGTSVVSVAPGTVERLFRSDQGGNTVYIRSEDRETIYYYAHLDEYAPGLNEGMTVRRGQRLGTVGSSGNADPEAPHLHFEVMRTTAEAEWWEPSTSVNPYPLLTRQRRQALEPAS
- a CDS encoding SLC13 family permease; translated protein: MIEAPSLHALAAMALTVAVFYLFVRDRISIEIVSLLAIAIIAVGLYFYPMPHTQPTDGLQLAFSGFGHYALITICALMVMGRGLVVTGALEPAARFLERVFKLNLQLGLLFSLLIAFALSMGVNNTPVLVLLIPIFVTLALRGAMPASKTLMPLNAASLLGGLATTIGTSTNILVVAIAVDLGMPRMGVFHFTPIVLAASLIALPYIWLVMPRMMRDNTPEVSEAQRMFVTRLRVPPSSNLAGRHFDEVVDTLPEDFRFEERPAGPFETGQKLRVSGTHDALEDAIRVLKGQIAPGWVVDEVEREAKRLGEDIQVVEMVVTSDSRLIDRTLATSGIADRFGVAVLGIHKPNRPLRAEDAVDASGDMRLAEGDVLLVMGLTGTINTFAQADSLLQLEGAREVPRRSKALLAATIMGVSVGLASIGVLPIAIASLGGAILMFLTGCVKFDRVGRALSAQVIVLVAASIAIGRFVLDSGAAGWLGESLALGLQFLPPAGVLAAIMLFVTVLTNFASNATAATVGTPIAFAIATELGLPQEPLILAVLFGCNLCYATPIAYQTNMLIMAEGSYQFGDYVKAGVPLVLIMVVTLSVLLAMTYGM
- a CDS encoding TIGR03013 family XrtA/PEP-CTERM system glycosyltransferase — its product is MIRLFKHYIPHAVLLLGLLDFVLLLIAADVAWQLRSAQIGTEAGPLRARALALIGFAVTTQTAMIAVGVYGAEALRSMRFACARLLVAVSLAILALALIDFLLPGSTYWRSILLYAMVLATIALVLNRLIVGGILGTHAFRRRVLVLGAGHRAERLQQLAAREGSGFAVVGYINMAETTPQVAQAVNRSAIGDLSAYVANLGATEVVLALEERRNALPLKDLLRVKTAGVHVNEFSSFLERETGRVDLDTLNPSWLIFSDGFSSGRAISSVAKRIFDILASGLLLLLTFPLIALFALIVKLDSEGPAFFRQTRVGLYGQKFELVKLRSMRTDAEKDGVKWAEKKDPRITRVGGLIRKLRIDELPQVWTVLTGHMSFVGPRPEVPKFVADLEQELPYFAERHMVKPGITGWAQINYPYGASIEDARQKLEYDLYYAKNYTPFLDLLIMLQTLRVILWPEGAR
- a CDS encoding elongation factor P, whose product is MIRWLSLLAIPALAAAPVAAQEMIGTIERGVYRCELPGDAGGPASIAQPEESFTILSASRYSSPQGNGTYLRRGSRVTMTSGPRNGTTYAIVGDGFLRKIENGEPSRLRCIRSDV
- a CDS encoding inositol monophosphatase family protein, with the protein product MPAIPGIVRVMEKAARKAGGRLRRDFGEVEHLQVSRKGPSDFVSKADQAAERTLWDELKVARPGWGFLMEEAGELEGEAGQPRFIIDPLDGTSNFLHGIPHFAISIAVQERKLGSDDWGDITSAVVYQPITDETFWAEKSGGAWLHDGRLRVSGRRQLSEALISTGTPYQGHGNFAEWSRIFGALGPNIAGIRRFGAASLDLAWLAAGRYDGFWESGLSPWDTAAGCLLVREAGGFVTDYRGRSQPICDEQVIAGNDQLHSRLHKMIAEALK
- the efp gene encoding elongation factor P, with protein sequence MKISGVDIRPGNILEYEGGIWKVAKIQHTQPGKGGAYMQVEMKNLIDGRKTNVRFRSADTVEKVRLDTKEYQFLYEDGDMLVFMDTDSYEQINLPSDLLGDARPFLQDGMQVQLELWEERPISVQLPAQIEADIVEADAVVKGQTASSSYKPAVLDNGVRIMVPPHIESGTRIVVDVYEQTYVGKAG
- the prsR gene encoding PEP-CTERM-box response regulator transcription factor is translated as MAETKPKLLIVEDDEGLQAQLKWAYEEFDVRIAGDYDSAIAALRAEEPPVVTLDLGLPPDPDGTTEGFRVLDEIMAIKPDTKVIVASGHGARESALGAVERGAYDFYQKPVDIEQLGLIVKRAFNLHAIEEENRTLAAKSGDGNRVLGGLITSAPEMVKVARTIERVANTNVSVMLLGASGTGKELLAQGLHDASQRREGNFIAINCAAIPENLLESELFGHEKGAFTGAVKTTEGKIELADGGTLFLDEVGDIPLPLQVKLLRFLQERTIERIGGRKSIPVDTRIVCATHQDLEAMIGDGRFREDLFYRLAEVVIKIPSLAERPGDAGLLAKAFLKRFADEMNPAVTGFAPDALAAIDAWGWPGNVRELENRVKRAVIMADGKLIGAEDLDLNGDDNETPEALNLKSAREQSDRKMIRHALARSEGNISSTAKMLGISRPTLYDLLKQYDLQT